Proteins from one Bos indicus x Bos taurus breed Angus x Brahman F1 hybrid chromosome 19, Bos_hybrid_MaternalHap_v2.0, whole genome shotgun sequence genomic window:
- the RPL27 gene encoding 60S ribosomal protein L27, whose protein sequence is MGKFMKPGKVVLVLAGRYSGRKAVIVKNIDDGTSDRPYSHALVAGIDRYPRKVTAAMGKKKIAKRSKIKSFVKVYNYNHLMPTRYSVDIPLDKTVVNKDVFRDPALKRKARREAKVKFEERYKTGKNKWFFQKLRF, encoded by the exons ATGGGCAAGTTCATGAAACCCGGGAAGGTGGTGCTGGTCCTGGCCGGTCGCTACTCCGGACGCAAAGCGGTCATCGTGAAG AACATTGATGACGGCACCTCAGACCGACCCTACAGCCACGCTCTGGTTGCTGGAATTGATCGCTATCCCCGCAAAGTGACAGCTGCCATGGGCAAGAAGAAAATTGCCAAGAGGTCAAAGATCAAGTCTTTTGTGAAAGTTTATAATTATAATCACCTCATGCCCACAAG GTACTCTGTGGATATCCCCTTGGACAAAACTGTTGTCAACAAGGATGTCTTCAGAGACCCTGCTCTCAAACGCAAGGCCCGACGAGAGGCAAAGGTCAAGTTTGAGGAGAG ATACAAGACGGGCAAGAACAAATGGTTCTTCCAGAAGCTGCGGTTTTAG